Proteins encoded by one window of Salmo trutta chromosome 17, fSalTru1.1, whole genome shotgun sequence:
- the LOC115151370 gene encoding uncharacterized protein LOC115151370: protein MDEKQTVRLSPGSNGTQVKKGTATKARSEQSGLGASVGAQSSLALNPSTRRPEEAGDQSATHPQRQKCKKERCKPRKMKRGVYITPLKQYKAYTAGSQRTCRPLLLFEVRNRHNTKPTKPTLPTKPTIRPLLIHGLSVNEYRAVYNTVVEPFASTASTLSSYSHPQGINLKQRLWLTLDRPKLEEVVYKDGRVEVLETFISVF, encoded by the exons ATGGATGAG AAGCAGACAGTGAGGTTAAGCCCGGGTTCAAACGGCACCCAGGTCAAAAAGGGCACTGCCACCAAGGCCAGGAGTGAGCAGTCAGGGCTGGGGGCTAGTGTTGGTGCCCAGTCAAGCCTGGCTCTGAATCCAAGCACCAGGAGACCAGAGGAGGCTGGAGACCAGTCTGCCACCCATCCCCAGAGACAG AAGTGTAAGAAGGAAAGATGCAAACCACGAAAGATGAAAAGAGGGGTATATATAACGCCattaaagcagtataaagcataTACCGCTGGATCCCAAAGGACATGCAGACCTCTTCTGCTATTTGAAGTGCGTAATAGGCACAACACTAAGCCAACCAAGCCAACCCTCCCAACCAAGCCAACCATCCGGCCTCTGCTCATCCATGGCCTGAGTGTCAATGAGTACCGGGCCGTCTACAACACAGTGGTGGAGCCATTCGCAAGTACTGCTAGTACATTGTCATCGTATAGTCACCCCCAAGGGATAAACTTAAAGCAGAGACTGTGGCTCACACTGGACAGACCAAAGCTTGAGGAGGTGGTCTACAAAGACGGTCGTGTGGAAGTTCTAGAAACGTTTATCTCCGTTTTTTAG
- the LOC115151371 gene encoding G-protein coupled receptor 4-like, translating to MVNNSTSSGGGTACNNSSFCWGQNTNGTNSWGMSPFGEFFWSFLSMSMDEVMHQCRILGNSTVWLSIKILILLTGLPANLGLLWMLMSSKKALSASEVLVLNLSILDILYCLCLPMDIYSAMHHDTSKQMLSAARAISALNIFGCPLLLACMCVEHYLVAARPVSYMRLGKWKYHTGVCALAWLLTLVVMLLAYFQGVFSIALYLAITISVLFLIMLLCLVGIVWVLCQSGTGEGSGEGSGDSMNLLRRARKNILLILVPSVVAYTPLVALVPFMSVWHPEKEDQVANRIHCCILQLLLAFPNFGLYIGPSLYMSRFRQLLPCCRKGDNKVLADSKTQAE from the coding sequence ATGGTCAACAATAGCACTTCCTCTGGTGGGGGTACAGCATGCAACAACTCTTCCTTTTGCTGGGGCCAAAACACCAATGGCACCAATAGTTGGGGCATGTCACCATTTGGCGAGTTTTTCTGGTCATTCCTCAGCATGAGCATGGACGAGGTGATGCACCAGTGTCGCATACTTGGCAATTCCACTGTCTGGTTGAGCATCAAGATCTTAATTCTGCTTACGGGTCTGCCAGCCAACCTGGGCCTGCTGTGGATGTTGATGAGCAGCAAGAAGGCCTTATCAGCCTCCGAGGTCCTGGTCCTCAACTTGTCCATCCTGGACATTCTATACTGCCTCTGCCTGCCCATGGACATCTACAGTGCCATGCACCACGACACGTCCAAACAGATGCTCTCAGCGGCCAGAGCCATCTCGGCCCTCAACATCTTCGGCTGTCCTCTCCTTCTGGCCTGCATGTGTGTGGAGCACTATCTAGTGGCAGCGCGGCCCGTGTCCTACATGCGACTGGGGAAATGGAAGTACCACACTGGGGTGTGTGCCCTGGCCTGGCTCCTCACCCTGGTGGTGATGCTGCTGGCCTACTTCCAGGGGGTGTTCTCCATAGCTCTGTACTTGGCCATCACCATTTCAGTCCTGTTCCTGATCATGCTGCTGTGTCTGGTGGGCATCGTGTGGGTGTTGTGCCAGAGTGGGACTGGGGAGGGCTCTGGGGAGGGGTCAGGGGACAGCATGAACCTTTTGAGGAGAGCTCGGAAGAACATCTTGCTCATCCTGGTGCCCTCGGTGGTGGCCTACACTCCTCTAGTGGCCCTGGTGCCCTTCATGTCCGTGTGGCACCCAGAGAAGGAGGACCAAGTGGCTAACCGCATACACTGCTGCATCCTCCAGTTGCTCCTGGCCTTCCCCAACTTCGGCCTGTACATTGGACCCTCGCTCTACATGTCCCGCTTCAGACAGCTGCTCCCCTGCTGCAGGAAGGGGGATAATAAAGTGCTAGCAGACTCCAAGACACAGGCAGAGTAG